A DNA window from Rhizobium jaguaris contains the following coding sequences:
- a CDS encoding LysR family transcriptional regulator, producing MYLGALFIADTVFSIGSVRETARRLSFSASTVSSALRRLETELAMKLVERASGELATLLASSKVQKSLQPILSAMRQLSALTKEPPAPENYAQWAARLPLKIATIERFLEVADQGSINRAARRLRLGQPQLSLQIANLEELFGCRLFERQAQGSVLTDAGRDVYAILASIAQAWDEMKAAADERFQRTARAVRIGSIIPTGSESWVARSLASLVARWNISGNRNTLSLMLMTADDLREALRSGRIDVAIVDSVFGLDAFEHMELVATDMVAIAPPDSTEQTLTALVENHPLCVPSPRTGIGNAAMAFGFDSGDRRRFRGRDITSADSLPVIVDLVANHGYVSFLGRVSAAPIADKVRIVNPDHVLPLSYHLAHNGRRASIDACRLIQEAVRELVGRPKVDSVQPSGTMPSP from the coding sequence TGTCGAGCGCGCTGCGGCGGCTGGAGACCGAACTGGCAATGAAGCTCGTCGAACGAGCATCCGGAGAACTTGCCACCCTGCTCGCCAGTTCTAAGGTACAGAAGAGCCTGCAGCCGATCCTGTCGGCCATGCGGCAGCTCTCGGCATTGACGAAGGAGCCGCCCGCGCCGGAGAACTATGCGCAATGGGCGGCTCGCCTTCCGTTGAAGATCGCCACCATCGAGCGTTTCCTTGAGGTCGCCGATCAGGGCAGCATCAATCGCGCGGCCCGCCGTCTGCGTCTTGGTCAGCCGCAACTTTCGCTGCAAATTGCCAATCTGGAAGAATTGTTCGGCTGCCGCCTGTTTGAACGTCAGGCGCAGGGCTCTGTGCTGACTGATGCAGGCCGCGACGTCTATGCGATCCTCGCCAGTATCGCCCAGGCATGGGATGAGATGAAGGCGGCGGCGGACGAGCGATTTCAGCGGACGGCGCGCGCCGTGCGCATCGGGTCGATCATCCCGACGGGATCGGAGAGCTGGGTAGCCCGCTCGCTTGCCAGCCTCGTGGCGCGCTGGAACATCAGCGGCAACCGCAACACGCTGTCCCTGATGCTGATGACCGCCGACGATCTGCGTGAGGCGCTGAGGTCCGGCCGCATCGATGTCGCCATTGTCGATTCCGTCTTCGGCCTCGACGCTTTCGAGCATATGGAACTGGTGGCGACCGACATGGTGGCGATCGCACCGCCTGACAGCACGGAGCAGACCCTGACGGCATTGGTCGAAAACCATCCGCTCTGCGTGCCGAGCCCGCGCACCGGCATCGGCAATGCCGCCATGGCTTTCGGTTTTGACAGCGGCGACCGCCGCCGGTTTCGCGGCCGCGACATCACCTCGGCCGACTCGCTGCCCGTCATCGTCGATCTTGTCGCCAATCACGGCTATGTTTCATTTCTCGGCCGCGTCAGTGCCGCACCGATCGCCGACAAGGTCCGGATCGTCAACCCGGACCACGTGCTGCCGCTGTCCTATCACCTCGCCCACAACGGCCGTCGAGCTTCGATCGACGCCTGCCGGCTGATCCAGGAGGCGGTGCGGGAGCTGGTGGGCAGGCCGAAAGTCGATAGCGTCCAGCCATCCGGAACCATGCCTTCCCCTTGA
- a CDS encoding putative quinol monooxygenase: MIHVLAILTALPGKRAAVLEAFQANVPAVHAEDGCIEYTAVVDVEGANPAFGPDTFVVVEKWESMAALKAHAASAHMAACGEKVKDLMAAHAVHVLNPA, from the coding sequence ATGATCCACGTTCTCGCTATCCTTACCGCGCTGCCGGGCAAGCGTGCCGCCGTGCTCGAAGCCTTTCAGGCGAATGTCCCGGCTGTGCACGCCGAAGACGGCTGCATCGAATATACCGCCGTGGTGGATGTCGAGGGCGCCAATCCCGCGTTCGGTCCCGATACATTCGTGGTGGTCGAAAAATGGGAAAGCATGGCCGCGCTCAAGGCACATGCCGCCTCGGCGCATATGGCGGCCTGTGGGGAGAAGGTGAAGGACCTGATGGCGGCGCATGCCGTGCATGTGCTGAACCCGGCCTGA
- a CDS encoding IS3 family transposase (programmed frameshift): MTSSNFKMEVLAGPERRRRWSTAEKLAIIHETYEADATVSIVARRHGIQPNQLFAWRKLASQGALTATAAEEEVVPASEYRALQAQVKELQRLLGKKTMESEILKEALEIAGGPKKTSVALALSSEGDFGMKTVCETLGVARSNIAARAAGSPSKARGRPPLPDRELVEDIKAVIADTPTYGYRRVHAILRRNARKLGRSWPNAKRVYRVMKLHNLLLVRHTGAVDDRLHDGRVAVERSNIRWCSDGFEIGCDNKEKVRVAFALDCCDREAIAHVATTEGIKSEDVQDLVITAVENRFGRINMLSEPIEWLTDNGSCFIARDTASLLREIGMEPCTTPVRSPQSNGMAEAFVKTFKRDYVSVNPTPDAETVIAQLPFWFEHYNNLHPHSALGYQSPREFINSQSQT, from the exons ATGACTAGCAGCAATTTTAAGATGGAAGTCCTCGCCGGGCCGGAACGTCGGCGGCGCTGGAGCACGGCAGAGAAGCTGGCAATCATCCACGAGACCTATGAGGCGGACGCGACGGTGAGCATCGTCGCGCGTCGGCATGGCATCCAGCCGAACCAGTTGTTCGCCTGGCGCAAGCTGGCGTCCCAAGGGGCACTGACGGCGACGGCCGCCGAAGAGGAAGTCGTTCCGGCTTCCGAATACCGAGCGCTTCAGGCCCAGGTGAAGGAGTTGCAACGCCTGTTGGGCAAGAAGACGATGGAGAGCGAAATCCTGAAGGAAGCCCTCGAAATCGCCGGTG GGCCCAAAAAAACATCTGTTGCGCTCGCTCTCTCTTCCGAGGGGGATTTTGGAATGAAGACCGTCTGCGAAACTCTAGGTGTCGCCCGCTCGAATATCGCCGCGCGTGCCGCAGGCTCCCCTTCCAAAGCCAGAGGACGCCCGCCACTACCTGATCGCGAGCTGGTGGAGGACATCAAGGCCGTCATCGCCGATACGCCTACCTACGGCTATCGGCGTGTCCATGCCATCCTGCGTCGGAATGCCCGGAAACTGGGGCGTTCATGGCCGAATGCCAAGCGCGTCTACCGGGTGATGAAGCTGCACAATCTGCTACTGGTGCGTCATACCGGAGCGGTCGATGATCGCCTTCATGACGGCCGGGTCGCCGTCGAGCGTTCAAACATCAGATGGTGCTCCGACGGCTTCGAGATCGGCTGCGACAACAAAGAGAAGGTCCGCGTCGCCTTCGCCCTCGACTGCTGCGACCGCGAGGCAATTGCCCATGTCGCCACCACCGAAGGCATCAAGAGCGAAGACGTGCAGGACCTCGTGATCACCGCTGTCGAGAACCGCTTCGGCCGCATCAACATGCTATCCGAGCCCATCGAATGGCTCACCGACAACGGCTCCTGCTTCATCGCTAGGGACACGGCATCCTTGCTCCGCGAGATCGGCATGGAACCTTGCACGACACCGGTGCGAAGCCCGCAATCGAACGGCATGGCCGAGGCGTTCGTCAAAACCTTCAAGCGCGACTACGTCTCGGTCAATCCAACCCCGGATGCTGAAACCGTCATCGCTCAACTGCCGTTCTGGTTCGAGCATTACAACAATCTTCACCCGCACAGTGCTTTAGGATATCAATCGCCGCGCGAGTTCATCAACTCGCAATCTCAAACCTGA
- a CDS encoding ATP-dependent nuclease translates to MLSSIKFKFGSAANQPALEIATPPSVTIFVGPNNSGKSQSLREIRNFFASGQNVGGLVVEDVEFLPFTEEQALYELQQMRVEPTFGETVFPDHQWIKVPQGRMQIHKPQFINALRAPNNPQMGLRQMFATYANAFLLALDGPSRIQLVNPQARGDLKNPETAFARLLVDDERRSALRKLVYDATGLQFVLDASVGDQLNVRFGSSPPPNERSLEEVTLAYMQAAKGIENVSDGVKAFAGILLQLHVGQPKVITVDEPEAFLHPSLAFTLGKELAKGAVDERKHIYASTHSAQFLMGAISSGAEVNIIRLTYQNGAGTARLLPSADLKTLMQDPLLRSVGVLEGLFFDCVLVGEANADRAFYQEINERLLAQGDARGAPRTLFLNADNKQTIPRIVAPLRKLGIPTAGVVDIDVLKDGGSEWTKHLNAIGMPVGELNAYANRRTATLKALQDTQKDYKKEGGIILLTNGDLEMAQNLLADLARYGLFVVARGEVENWLTDLDVERSKQKWLRNIFEKMGSDPNSEGYVKPTAGDVWDFIGDISSWMKNKDRRGIPV, encoded by the coding sequence ATGCTCTCTTCAATAAAATTTAAATTTGGTTCTGCCGCAAATCAGCCCGCCCTCGAGATTGCTACGCCCCCTTCCGTGACTATTTTCGTGGGGCCGAATAACTCCGGAAAAAGCCAATCACTGCGCGAAATAAGGAATTTTTTCGCCAGCGGACAAAACGTAGGCGGACTTGTGGTTGAAGATGTTGAGTTCTTGCCATTTACGGAAGAGCAGGCATTGTACGAACTTCAACAAATGAGAGTTGAGCCGACATTTGGTGAAACCGTTTTTCCTGACCACCAGTGGATCAAGGTCCCTCAAGGTCGCATGCAGATCCACAAGCCACAGTTCATTAACGCGCTACGGGCACCAAACAACCCACAGATGGGACTGCGGCAGATGTTCGCAACCTATGCTAATGCGTTTCTACTAGCGTTAGATGGTCCGTCCAGAATTCAATTGGTTAACCCCCAAGCTCGCGGCGATCTAAAAAATCCGGAAACCGCATTTGCAAGATTGCTCGTCGACGATGAAAGACGCTCTGCATTGCGCAAACTGGTCTACGATGCGACGGGTCTGCAATTTGTGTTGGACGCGTCGGTGGGCGATCAACTCAATGTTCGGTTCGGGTCGTCTCCCCCGCCAAATGAGCGTTCTCTTGAGGAGGTCACTCTTGCTTACATGCAGGCCGCGAAGGGCATTGAAAATGTTAGTGACGGCGTAAAGGCGTTTGCGGGCATCTTATTGCAGCTTCACGTAGGCCAGCCGAAGGTCATCACTGTCGATGAGCCTGAGGCCTTCCTTCATCCAAGCTTAGCGTTCACCCTTGGAAAGGAACTTGCAAAAGGTGCCGTTGATGAGCGGAAACACATATACGCCTCCACTCACAGTGCACAGTTTCTGATGGGGGCAATTTCTTCTGGCGCGGAAGTGAATATCATCCGTCTCACATATCAAAACGGTGCTGGGACCGCACGGTTGTTGCCGAGCGCGGATTTAAAAACTTTAATGCAAGACCCGTTGCTAAGGTCGGTAGGCGTGTTGGAAGGTCTGTTCTTCGATTGCGTTCTGGTGGGTGAGGCAAATGCTGACCGGGCCTTCTATCAAGAGATAAATGAACGATTACTCGCGCAAGGTGATGCACGCGGAGCGCCACGTACCTTGTTCCTAAACGCAGACAACAAACAGACCATACCTAGAATTGTCGCTCCATTAAGGAAGCTTGGTATTCCGACTGCCGGTGTCGTGGATATAGACGTGTTGAAGGACGGAGGCTCTGAATGGACGAAGCACCTCAATGCTATCGGCATGCCGGTCGGTGAACTTAACGCATATGCAAATAGACGTACCGCAACTCTGAAGGCTCTTCAGGACACGCAGAAAGACTACAAAAAGGAGGGCGGTATTATCTTGCTTACAAACGGCGACCTAGAAATGGCGCAAAACCTATTGGCTGATCTGGCGCGCTATGGCCTTTTCGTTGTCGCGCGTGGCGAGGTTGAGAACTGGTTGACCGATCTGGACGTTGAGCGTTCAAAGCAGAAATGGCTTCGCAATATATTTGAGAAAATGGGCAGCGATCCAAACTCTGAAGGATACGTAAAGCCCACAGCCGGCGACGTTTGGGATTTTATCGGGGACATATCTTCGTGGATGAAAAACAAAGACCGTAGAGGAATTCCGGTTTAG
- a CDS encoding AAA family ATPase, whose translation MIIPLSLRSVIQRQSPIVKKRVLQLVQVVAPDVTEITLLQISGQPSLFASFNNNDDMLLPISMLGDGLSAILSAGLAIIDCQDGVVFLDEFDGAIHYSKLKQIWAELIKLAKEMNVQVFAATHSREAIKAISDASVISALQERLIYLRIDKVDDKTKATTYLQSELEDALSDNWEVR comes from the coding sequence TTGATCATCCCACTGAGCTTGCGCAGCGTTATTCAACGGCAGTCGCCAATCGTAAAAAAACGTGTCCTTCAACTCGTACAAGTTGTAGCGCCGGATGTTACTGAAATTACTTTGCTTCAAATCAGTGGGCAGCCGTCGTTATTCGCTTCTTTTAATAATAATGATGATATGCTTCTTCCCATTTCCATGCTTGGCGACGGCCTTAGTGCAATACTTAGTGCTGGGTTAGCAATTATTGATTGCCAAGATGGTGTTGTGTTTTTGGATGAATTTGATGGAGCAATACATTACTCGAAATTGAAGCAAATATGGGCTGAATTAATTAAGCTGGCGAAAGAAATGAATGTGCAGGTATTTGCTGCAACCCATTCACGTGAAGCTATAAAAGCTATATCCGACGCTTCGGTGATTTCTGCACTTCAAGAACGACTAATATATTTACGAATTGACAAAGTAGACGATAAAACGAAAGCAACAACTTACTTGCAGTCTGAACTCGAAGACGCTCTTTCCGACAATTGGGAAGTGCGTTGA
- the tnpA gene encoding IS66-like element accessory protein TnpA, producing MRVEILGDERRRRWSDESKLEIVLSVGFDGASVTEVARRYSVTRQQIYTWRRELRKKGLLLPPPTPVFLPLDMPPPGDNEEARTVDGMQVLPAMMELQLRCGRNLRFSGDVDVVALKRLIRAIEAV from the coding sequence ATGCGCGTGGAAATTCTCGGCGATGAACGTCGCCGACGTTGGAGTGATGAGAGCAAACTGGAGATCGTGCTGTCGGTGGGGTTCGATGGCGCGTCGGTGACTGAGGTAGCGCGCCGGTATTCGGTCACGCGGCAGCAGATTTATACCTGGCGGCGTGAGTTGCGGAAGAAGGGCCTGCTGTTGCCACCTCCGACCCCAGTGTTTCTGCCGCTGGACATGCCGCCCCCTGGAGACAACGAAGAGGCTCGGACTGTCGATGGCATGCAGGTTTTGCCTGCGATGATGGAGTTGCAATTGCGCTGCGGACGAAACCTTCGCTTCAGCGGCGATGTTGACGTGGTTGCTCTGAAGCGCCTGATCCGGGCAATCGAGGCGGTATGA